A window of the Listeria swaminathanii genome harbors these coding sequences:
- a CDS encoding CocE/NonD family hydrolase: protein MTAKITEKMLFSPSFEYVDNGIEHGVLSPFETKEIILEKGQQIADGFKPLDCSIKMLKDVPVKMRDGITIYTDIYLPITEEKVPTLIAWSPYGKSAGTAPRYKNLFNMLGMGNAWNSGLTKFEAPDPAYWCAHGYAVCNPDMRGIAHSEGNTTMIGSQEAEDGYDLIEWLAKQSWSNGKTALTGTSYLAFSQWYIAAEQPPHLTCINPTEGLADGYRDLAFIGGIPDPNFIERLQINHVSAKNSQREDLTKEMEAYPLADSAIWKDKVADPSKITIPAFVIASYSNTLHTMGTFRSWRSLGSKEKWLRIHDRQEWPYYYDENNVKELRRFFDYYLLGKKNNWTDTPTVRYALIDFQGGNQTDLPSEVFPPTNSENKRYYMNGLLRTLQETPTSDDFKVSYTTENLPGRASFQMTFDKETHFVGYPKAKLFMEVDGYDDLDVFVWLQKLDKFGNVLSEFVVPNHGAALQDFTQEGASALRYKGAWGRLRASMRQLDSQVSTDEIPAYSFDKVEKLSSGEIVELDIILSPIGLTYKAGETLRVVVSSKDELGSVMPGTPGCTPNNKGMHILHTSKEHPSYIQLPIINK, encoded by the coding sequence ATGACTGCAAAAATAACAGAAAAAATGCTTTTCAGCCCTTCTTTTGAATACGTGGATAATGGCATCGAGCATGGAGTGCTAAGTCCTTTCGAAACAAAAGAAATCATTTTAGAAAAAGGACAACAAATTGCTGATGGTTTCAAACCACTGGATTGTTCCATTAAAATGTTAAAAGATGTACCAGTTAAGATGCGTGACGGTATAACCATTTATACCGATATTTATTTACCAATAACAGAAGAAAAAGTTCCTACTCTTATCGCTTGGAGCCCTTATGGAAAAAGCGCTGGAACAGCTCCTCGATACAAAAATCTATTTAATATGCTAGGAATGGGGAATGCCTGGAATTCTGGTCTTACCAAATTTGAAGCACCTGATCCAGCATACTGGTGCGCACATGGATACGCTGTCTGTAATCCTGACATGCGTGGCATTGCTCATAGTGAAGGTAATACTACGATGATTGGCTCTCAAGAAGCTGAAGATGGTTATGATTTAATTGAATGGTTAGCTAAGCAATCTTGGAGTAATGGAAAAACAGCTCTAACAGGAACATCTTATTTAGCTTTTTCCCAGTGGTATATTGCAGCTGAGCAGCCCCCTCACCTAACATGTATCAATCCTACTGAAGGATTAGCAGATGGTTATCGTGACTTAGCTTTTATTGGTGGCATTCCAGATCCTAATTTTATTGAACGTTTGCAAATCAACCATGTCAGTGCTAAAAATTCTCAAAGAGAAGATTTAACAAAGGAAATGGAAGCATATCCTTTAGCTGATAGTGCTATTTGGAAAGACAAAGTTGCAGATCCAAGTAAAATTACAATACCAGCTTTTGTTATTGCGAGTTATTCTAATACGCTTCACACAATGGGTACATTTCGTTCTTGGCGTTCACTCGGCTCAAAAGAAAAATGGCTTCGTATTCACGATCGCCAAGAATGGCCATATTACTATGACGAAAATAACGTAAAAGAATTGCGACGCTTTTTTGATTATTATTTACTTGGCAAGAAAAATAATTGGACAGATACACCAACTGTGCGCTATGCATTAATTGACTTTCAAGGTGGCAATCAAACTGACTTACCATCCGAAGTTTTTCCACCTACCAATAGTGAAAACAAACGTTATTATATGAATGGCCTATTACGCACTTTACAAGAAACACCTACTTCAGATGATTTTAAAGTCTCCTATACTACTGAAAACTTGCCAGGTAGAGCATCGTTCCAAATGACTTTTGACAAAGAAACGCATTTTGTTGGTTATCCAAAAGCAAAATTATTTATGGAAGTAGATGGATACGATGACTTGGATGTTTTTGTTTGGCTTCAAAAGCTAGATAAATTCGGCAACGTACTAAGTGAATTTGTCGTGCCAAATCACGGGGCCGCACTTCAGGATTTCACACAAGAAGGGGCATCTGCTTTACGCTATAAAGGCGCTTGGGGAAGACTTCGCGCATCCATGCGACAACTAGATTCTCAAGTTTCAACAGATGAAATTCCTGCTTATAGCTTTGACAAAGTAGAAAAACTCTCTTCCGGAGAAATTGTAGAACTAGACATTATTTTGAGTCCCATTGGTCTAACTTATAAAGCAGGTGAAACACTCAGAGTAGTCGTGAGTAGCAAAGATGAACTTGGCTCAGTAATGCCAGGAACACCCGGATGCACACCTAATAATAAAGGTATGCATATCCTTCATACGAGTAAAGAGCACCCATCCTATATTCAGCTACCAATAATCAACAAATAG
- a CDS encoding ribose-phosphate diphosphokinase: MAGKMKLFSVTSERPLATKIADYLDIPLCEVELQKFSDGEVKINIEESIRGTNAYVVQSMNSNVNERLMELLIMVDALKRASVHSINIIMPYYGYARQDRKARSREPITAKLMANLIQRAGADRLITVDLHAAQIQGFFNIPIDHLSAIPLIGDYLIENYGEKDVVVVAPDHSGVVRARRIADRLNAPIAILNRKPRPHEDEIMSVIGDVKGKVAIVVDDIIDTGVRATTSADILLEKGAVEVIACATHSVMAGNATERLQNSSIKEIITSDSIDLPEDKQFDKLTTISIGRILGRAIEGVQENRSLHPLF, translated from the coding sequence ATGGCAGGCAAAATGAAACTTTTTTCTGTGACGAGTGAGAGACCACTTGCGACAAAAATTGCAGATTATCTAGATATACCTTTATGTGAGGTGGAGCTCCAAAAGTTCAGTGATGGAGAAGTGAAAATTAATATTGAGGAAAGTATCCGCGGAACGAACGCGTATGTAGTTCAATCGATGAACTCAAACGTCAACGAACGCCTAATGGAACTTTTAATTATGGTAGATGCCTTAAAACGCGCTTCCGTTCACTCAATCAATATAATTATGCCTTATTATGGCTATGCTCGTCAGGACAGAAAAGCACGCTCAAGAGAACCAATTACCGCCAAATTAATGGCCAATCTAATTCAAAGAGCTGGAGCAGACCGTTTAATCACAGTCGATTTACACGCAGCTCAAATTCAAGGCTTTTTCAACATTCCAATCGATCATCTTTCAGCAATTCCGCTAATTGGTGATTATTTGATAGAAAATTACGGAGAAAAAGACGTGGTAGTTGTCGCGCCGGATCACAGTGGCGTAGTTCGCGCACGCAGAATCGCGGACCGACTAAACGCGCCAATCGCCATTTTAAACCGTAAACCAAGACCACATGAAGACGAAATTATGAGTGTCATTGGCGATGTGAAAGGCAAAGTCGCAATCGTTGTCGATGATATTATCGATACCGGCGTCCGTGCTACCACTTCAGCTGATATTTTATTAGAAAAAGGTGCCGTAGAAGTCATCGCTTGCGCAACCCACTCCGTCATGGCCGGAAACGCAACCGAACGTTTACAAAATTCAAGTATCAAAGAAATCATCACATCCGACTCTATCGACCTTCCAGAAGATAAACAATTCGACAAACTAACAACCATTTCTATCGGCCGTATTTTAGGACGAGCAATCGAAGGCGTTCAAGAAAATCGCTCGTTGCATCCGTTGTTTTAA
- a CDS encoding DUF896 domain-containing protein, which produces MKLLLKNINELAAKQKSEGLTAFEKERQAALRQEYLKKIRGTVQDNLHHVTIIDPLGDDVTPKKLKEIQAELRG; this is translated from the coding sequence ATGAAATTGTTATTAAAAAATATTAATGAACTTGCTGCAAAACAAAAAAGTGAAGGATTAACTGCTTTTGAAAAAGAAAGACAAGCTGCCCTTCGTCAAGAATACTTGAAAAAAATCAGAGGGACAGTCCAAGATAATTTACATCATGTAACGATTATTGATCCACTTGGCGACGACGTAACTCCCAAAAAACTAAAAGAAATTCAAGCCGAATTAAGAGGCTGA
- the aroD gene encoding type I 3-dehydroquinate dehydratase, translating into MNKVVVKNVTFGEGAPKICVPMVGKTVAALKEEAEMLKTIDLDVVEWRVDFYEDVKDLAKVEAALSEIRAILPETPILFTFRSAKEGGELAVSDEFYFELNETLAGTGKIDLVDVELFNEEADVLRLIETAHKNNVKVVMSNHDFDKTPAKEEIVSRLTRMEALGADLPKIAVMPKSAADVLTLLDATNTVSEKASQPIITMSMAGTGVISRLAGEVFGSAMTFGAAKKASAPGQIDVNELRHVLDLLHKQF; encoded by the coding sequence ATGAATAAAGTAGTCGTAAAGAATGTTACGTTTGGTGAAGGTGCGCCAAAAATTTGTGTACCAATGGTCGGTAAAACGGTTGCTGCTCTTAAAGAAGAAGCAGAAATGTTAAAAACAATCGATTTGGACGTTGTCGAATGGCGCGTTGACTTTTATGAAGACGTGAAAGACTTAGCTAAAGTGGAAGCTGCACTTAGCGAAATTCGCGCAATTTTACCAGAAACACCGATTTTATTCACTTTCCGCAGTGCAAAAGAGGGCGGCGAATTAGCTGTTAGTGACGAATTTTATTTTGAATTAAATGAAACACTAGCTGGAACTGGCAAAATTGATTTAGTTGACGTGGAACTTTTCAATGAAGAAGCGGACGTTTTACGCTTAATTGAAACAGCTCACAAGAACAATGTAAAAGTAGTGATGTCGAACCATGATTTTGATAAAACACCTGCGAAAGAAGAAATCGTTTCTCGTTTAACTCGCATGGAAGCACTTGGCGCGGATCTTCCGAAAATCGCCGTAATGCCGAAATCTGCTGCGGACGTACTAACTTTATTAGATGCAACAAATACCGTATCTGAAAAAGCGAGCCAACCAATCATTACGATGTCAATGGCGGGAACTGGTGTCATTAGCCGTCTTGCTGGCGAAGTATTTGGCTCAGCAATGACATTTGGCGCTGCGAAAAAAGCATCAGCTCCTGGGCAAATTGATGTTAATGAGTTACGTCATGTCCTTGATTTATTGCACAAACAATTTTAA
- a CDS encoding LysR family transcriptional regulator, with product MKLSNLKYFVDVAMEGSFTRASEKLFISQPTLSRRIKELETELGVELFIRNRHSLELSSAGQQFLIEVNDILNRVNKLSHMFDNQKTADEAGQLLKIGYLSNFNMNAMYELLESFKQSHPHVQFSLKPDTPMNLAEGLSNGQYDLVFNLSAYFQPNKSIEEVLFIKNHLQIAIPADHRFRKKKKVYFNDLKQEIVILLERKQSPIIVDYVVSQCTKHGFNLKANSYVKDLDEGLAMTSVGEGLAFLYSGMNDGTLEDKYNIKIMDIQEERNDQNIVAAINKQSENTLLQELFSFIKSSLLTK from the coding sequence ATGAAGTTATCCAATTTGAAATACTTTGTTGATGTGGCTATGGAAGGAAGTTTTACCCGAGCATCTGAAAAATTATTTATTTCACAGCCTACCCTTAGTAGACGAATAAAAGAATTAGAAACAGAATTAGGTGTAGAACTGTTTATTAGGAATCGTCATTCGCTGGAGTTATCAAGTGCAGGTCAACAATTTTTAATAGAAGTAAATGATATTTTAAACCGAGTCAACAAGCTATCCCATATGTTTGATAATCAAAAAACAGCAGATGAAGCTGGACAATTATTAAAGATTGGTTATCTCTCGAATTTTAATATGAACGCAATGTATGAGCTGCTCGAATCATTCAAGCAAAGTCATCCACATGTTCAATTCTCATTAAAACCGGATACGCCAATGAATTTAGCTGAAGGTCTTTCTAATGGGCAATATGATTTAGTTTTTAATTTATCCGCTTATTTCCAGCCGAACAAGTCTATAGAAGAAGTATTATTTATAAAAAATCATTTGCAAATTGCTATACCCGCGGACCATCGATTCCGGAAAAAGAAAAAAGTATATTTTAATGATTTGAAGCAAGAAATAGTTATTTTGCTCGAAAGAAAACAGTCTCCCATCATTGTAGACTATGTTGTTAGTCAATGTACTAAACATGGTTTTAATTTAAAAGCGAATTCGTATGTAAAAGATCTGGATGAAGGACTAGCAATGACATCTGTTGGAGAAGGATTAGCCTTTTTGTATTCCGGCATGAATGATGGAACATTAGAAGATAAGTACAATATTAAAATTATGGATATTCAAGAAGAACGGAATGACCAGAATATTGTCGCAGCCATTAATAAACAGAGCGAAAATACACTGCTTCAAGAATTATTTTCGTTTATAAAAAGTAGTCTATTAACAAAATAA
- a CDS encoding SGNH/GDSL hydrolase family protein, with translation MKKLLFLGDSVTDAGRDFENDRELGHGYVKMIAEQLEKEDVTVINRGVSANRVADLHRRIEADAISLQPDVVTIMIGINDTWFSFSRWEDTSVTAFKEVYRVILNRIKTETNAELILMEPFVLPYPEDRKEWRGDLDPKIGAVRELAAEFDATLIPLDGLMNALAIKHGPTFLAEDGVHPTKEGHEAIASTWLEFTK, from the coding sequence ATGAAGAAGTTGCTTTTTTTAGGTGATAGTGTGACAGATGCGGGGCGCGATTTTGAAAATGACCGCGAATTAGGACATGGTTATGTGAAAATGATTGCAGAACAGCTTGAGAAAGAAGATGTAACGGTTATAAATCGTGGTGTTAGTGCGAACCGGGTAGCGGATTTGCATCGTCGTATTGAGGCAGATGCAATTTCACTTCAACCAGATGTAGTTACGATTATGATTGGGATAAATGATACGTGGTTTAGTTTTAGCAGATGGGAAGATACTTCGGTGACGGCGTTTAAAGAAGTGTATCGTGTGATTTTGAATCGGATTAAAACAGAAACAAATGCGGAACTGATTTTGATGGAGCCGTTTGTATTACCATATCCGGAAGATCGGAAAGAGTGGCGTGGTGATTTGGATCCAAAAATTGGAGCTGTGCGCGAACTTGCGGCAGAATTTGATGCAACGCTTATTCCGCTTGATGGGCTAATGAACGCGCTCGCTATCAAACATGGGCCGACCTTTTTAGCTGAGGACGGGGTGCACCCGACCAAAGAAGGACATGAAGCAATTGCCTCTACTTGGTTAGAATTTACAAAATAA
- a CDS encoding type 1 glutamine amidotransferase, with amino-acid sequence MIIDVLQHVPHEGPGLIANWAKENQHQLKIHLLFEENAHVPNDSDFLIVLGGPMGINDTSEFPWLADERALIKRLSEQNKPIFGVCLGAQQIAATFGSEITVNKEKEVGWFPIKRTSDKLPFFPESLHVFHWHQDTFSLPAGATRLFSSEGCLNQAFLYAENIIGLQFHFEMEKAGIETILQIDEEFITPGKYVQSLAAMKVEDVPEDNKQMLEAILDYLIDTKTI; translated from the coding sequence TTGATTATTGATGTATTGCAACATGTGCCGCATGAAGGACCTGGACTTATAGCGAATTGGGCGAAAGAGAATCAGCATCAGTTAAAAATACATTTATTATTTGAAGAAAATGCTCATGTTCCAAATGACTCGGATTTTTTAATCGTTCTTGGTGGGCCGATGGGGATAAATGATACCTCGGAATTCCCATGGTTGGCTGACGAACGTGCTCTAATAAAGCGATTAAGCGAACAAAACAAACCTATTTTCGGTGTTTGTCTTGGCGCGCAACAAATCGCCGCAACATTCGGAAGTGAAATTACGGTAAACAAAGAAAAAGAAGTGGGCTGGTTCCCTATTAAAAGAACTTCTGACAAGCTACCGTTTTTCCCAGAATCACTCCATGTTTTCCACTGGCATCAAGACACATTTTCGTTACCAGCTGGCGCGACACGTTTATTTTCGAGCGAAGGCTGCTTAAATCAAGCTTTTCTGTATGCTGAAAACATTATTGGCTTACAATTTCATTTTGAAATGGAAAAGGCTGGGATTGAGACGATTTTGCAGATTGACGAGGAATTTATCACACCGGGCAAATATGTTCAAAGCCTTGCAGCGATGAAAGTGGAGGATGTTCCGGAAGATAATAAACAAATGCTTGAAGCCATTTTGGACTATTTAATAGATACAAAAACCATCTGA